GTCCATGCTGAGGCCGTACAGGAACGCGAAGATCGTCAAGGGTACGAACTCGCCGATCGAGCCGGTGGGCTGGATGTCCAGCAGCTCGCGGGTGCCCCAGCCCCACTGCCACAGCAGCACCATCGCGCCCAGCACCGCGCCCAGGGAGAGCAGGTTGAGCGCGATCGCCTTCAGTGGCAGCAGCACCGACCGGAAGGCCCGCGCCAGCATGATGAACGTGACCAGCGCGATCAGAGCGAGCATCCAGGGGAAGGCGCCGTAGGCGTGGGCCTGGAAGTCCATGCTCTGCGCGGCGTTGCCGCCGACCCGCACGGTGTCCGGCACGGCCTCGCGCAGCCGCGTGATCGTCGCCTCCCCTTCGGGGGTGCCGTTCTCGGCCACGGGCAGCACCGACACGACCGCCGTCCCCTGCCGCCGCCAGGCCGCGCTGTCGGGCGCGAGGACGGTGGCGACGCCCTCGACCGCCCTGATCCGCCGGACCGTGGCGGCGGGGTCGCCGGTGACCAGGACGTCGATGGGCGTGATGGCGCCCGCCGGGACGCCGGCGCTCCGCAGCGCCGTCAGACCCTGGTGGCCGGCGCCGGTGCTCAGCAGGTGACGGCTCTCCGGCAGCCCCAGGTTGACGTCCAGGCCGATCAGGGTCAACGCCACCAGCAGGCCGCCGGACGCCAGCGCGGCCGGCCGGCGCAGCCGTACCACTCCACGGGCCCAGGCCGACCAGGCCCGCCCGGCCCTGGCCTCGCGGCGGAAGCGCGGACTGCTCGCGCTGTCCGGGCGGCGGCGGTCCAGCCGCTGCCCGGACAGCGCGAGCAGGACCGGCAGGACCGTCAGCGTCACGGCCACGCTCACGCCCGCGATGATCATCCCGGCGAGGCCCAGGCTGCGCAGGAACGGCACCGGCAGCACGACCATGGTCACCAGCCCGACGGCCACCGCGACGCCGCTGAACAGCACCGCCCGCCCGGCGCCCGCCATGGCGCGGTGCACAGCCTCGTCGCCGCGGTGGCCGTTGGCCTGTTCCTCCCGCCATCGGGCCACCAGCAGCAGCGAGTAGTCCACGGCGATGCCCAGTCCCAGCAGCGGCATGGTGGTCAGCGCCACGTCGTGGACCGTCGTCACCAGCGTGAGCAGCAGGATGGCGACGAACGACACGAAGACGGCCAGTGCGGAGATCAGGATCGGGACGAAGGCCAGCAGCGAGCGGAACACCAGCACCAGCACGACCACCGCGGCCAGCACCCCGACGCCGATCTTGGCGGGCACGTCCACCCCGCCCGCGTCCACACTGGGCGCCAGCGTGTCGAGGCCCGTCACGTGCACCGTGCTGCCGGGCGGCAGGTGCGGGCGCATCGCCGCCACGATGACGGGGCTCTCGTCCGGCGTCTCGCCCAGCCCGCCGCCGGGCGGGCTGCCGTCGCTGTAGGTGCCGGGGAACACCAGCCCGAACGTGGTGCGCCCGTCCGAGCCGACCAGGCGCGGGTCACCGGTGTCGGCGTAGGAGACCACGCGGGCCTGGGGCAGTGCGGCCGAGACGGCGGCGAACGCCCGGCCGATCGCGTCCTCGGCGCCCTGGGCGCCCTGTCCCACCGGCAGCACGACGACGGGGACGAACGGCCGCTGGTACCCGCCGTTGCCGTAGACCTTGACGATCTCCTGGTTGGCGTCGAACGCCGGCATTCCCGGATGGGCGTACTCCTCCGCCAGGCGCTGGATCGCGAGGGGGGTCGCGCCCATGCCGGCGAGGAAGGCCACCAGGGCCAGCAGTGTGATCATGCCCTTGCGCCGCAGCACGAAGGCGGACAGTCTCTCCATGGCGGACCAGTGGAGCAAGACGATCTTCAGCCGCGCTGTGCCCGGTCTGGGAGCGGGGTGTGAATCGCGATTCACAGAGTTCTCCAAGAACTCCGGAAGATCGGGTGGGCGAGACTGGACGGGTGACCAGGATCCTCGTCGTGGACGACGAACCCTATCTGGCCGATCTCGTCGCCACCGCCCTGCGGTACGAGGGATTCGAGACGGCGATCGCCGCCTCCGCGGCCGCGGCGATCTCGGCGACCGAGACCTTCGGCCCCGACCTGATCGTCCTGGACGTGATGCTGCCGGACCTGCCGGGGATCGAGGCCTGCCGCCGGATCCGCGCGTCAGGCTCGGAGGTCCCGGTCGTCTTCCTGACCGCGCTGGACGCGACCGAGGACAAGATCAGCGGCCTGACCGTGGGCGGCGACGACTACGTGACCAAGCCGTTCAGCCTGGAGGAGCTGATAGCCCGGGTCCGCGCCGTCCTGCGCAGGACCAGGCGGGCCGAGCCGGGCGACGGCACGCTCGCCTTCGCCGGCCTCGTCGTCGACGAGGACGCCTACGAGGTGCGGCGGGCGGGCGTCCTGCTGGACCTCACCCCGACGGAGTTCAAGCTGCTGCGCTTCCTGCTCGCCAACGCGGGCAAGGTCATGTCCAAGGGGCAGATCCTCGACCACGTCTGGAACTACGACTTCGGCGGCAACGACGGGGTCGTCCAGACGTACATCAGCTACCTGCGCCGCAAGGTGGACTTCATGGACCCGCCGCTCATCCACACCGTGCCCCGCGTCGGGTACGTCCTGCGCAGGCCCAAGGAGCGATGATGTCCCTGCGCATCCGCCTCGTCCTGACGGTCGTCGGCCTGCTGGCCGTCGCCGTGACGCTGGTCGCGGGGGCGACGTTCGGCGCCGTCCAGGACTGGCGCGGCCCCGGCGACTCCCGGCTGCTGGCCCTGACCGGCGAGCGGCAGCTGGTGGCCGCCGCCGACGAGCTGACCGAGCGGATCGCCTTCG
The Nonomuraea muscovyensis genome window above contains:
- a CDS encoding MMPL family transporter — protein: MERLSAFVLRRKGMITLLALVAFLAGMGATPLAIQRLAEEYAHPGMPAFDANQEIVKVYGNGGYQRPFVPVVVLPVGQGAQGAEDAIGRAFAAVSAALPQARVVSYADTGDPRLVGSDGRTTFGLVFPGTYSDGSPPGGGLGETPDESPVIVAAMRPHLPPGSTVHVTGLDTLAPSVDAGGVDVPAKIGVGVLAAVVVLVLVFRSLLAFVPILISALAVFVSFVAILLLTLVTTVHDVALTTMPLLGLGIAVDYSLLLVARWREEQANGHRGDEAVHRAMAGAGRAVLFSGVAVAVGLVTMVVLPVPFLRSLGLAGMIIAGVSVAVTLTVLPVLLALSGQRLDRRRPDSASSPRFRREARAGRAWSAWARGVVRLRRPAALASGGLLVALTLIGLDVNLGLPESRHLLSTGAGHQGLTALRSAGVPAGAITPIDVLVTGDPAATVRRIRAVEGVATVLAPDSAAWRRQGTAVVSVLPVAENGTPEGEATITRLREAVPDTVRVGGNAAQSMDFQAHAYGAFPWMLALIALVTFIMLARAFRSVLLPLKAIALNLLSLGAVLGAMVLLWQWGWGTRELLDIQPTGSIGEFVPLTIFAFLYGLSMDYEVFTLARMREEYDRCGSTDEAVIEGIGRTGRLVTSAALILFVSFAALAMTPELDVKVFASGLALGILLDATLIRGVLVPAVVAMMGRWNWWLPGWAAALLRVRPSPAGRSR
- a CDS encoding response regulator transcription factor — its product is MTRILVVDDEPYLADLVATALRYEGFETAIAASAAAAISATETFGPDLIVLDVMLPDLPGIEACRRIRASGSEVPVVFLTALDATEDKISGLTVGGDDYVTKPFSLEELIARVRAVLRRTRRAEPGDGTLAFAGLVVDEDAYEVRRAGVLLDLTPTEFKLLRFLLANAGKVMSKGQILDHVWNYDFGGNDGVVQTYISYLRRKVDFMDPPLIHTVPRVGYVLRRPKER